The Candidatus Manganitrophaceae bacterium genome segment GAGAAAGATCGTACTCCATCTCAGCATATAATGAAAACCATTAGTTCTAAAATGGTGTTTTCCGCAGTCAAAAAAGAGAATTGAAAAAAGACCGACATAGGCAAAAAGACCCCCGGCCGCGGCGGCCCGGGGGGGCAGGAACAGATTAGTGGCTGGAAACGAAGTCAGAGAGTGCCGGGTGTGCCGACATTTCCTGATTAAGCGCGACCAGCATCTCCCCAGAGGTGGTCTGTGCGGTGGGGAAGATTGCCGTATATTTCTCTTGGGTCAGCGTGTAAAATTCACTCCGGTGTTCTGCCGGAACGCCGAGCAAGGAGGCCAGCGAGGTAAGATGCTCTCCCCGACCCTGCGCCATTTCTTGTGAAAGGTTCTCCATATTGGCGCTGGCGAAAGCATCTAATTTCTGATCATTTTTTACAACACCATCTTGCATACAGCCCAAGGTTCCAGTTGAAATCCCAAACGTTTGGCTCCCGAATGACGCATTTGTGGTTGAAGCCAACACTTGCGGAACAATACCTTTCTGCCCCTTGAAGATCATGGTCCCAAAGCCGCAGCCAGGCCCCGTATCCGAAGCGAAGCTGTGAGAAACAGGAATCAAAGCGAACACAACTGCCGCATAGATCAATTTCTTCATTATCGATTCTCCTTATTAAGTTTGGTGAATGTTACGATTTGGTATTGGTCAGATCTGGATCGGGAACAAACGATCCGTGCTCGCAATAGGTTCACTTAAAAAGGCTAGCATTTGCTTATTGGCAGTGTCAAGATAGCCAGCAAAACTGCCATAGCTAAACGATTAAAGGGATATCTTCTTTTAGAATTTACCGTCTAATGCCGTATTGCAATGCGTTCGGCGAGATTAGTGTTTGGTCATCTTCTCCAAA includes the following:
- a CDS encoding DUF3015 domain-containing protein; this encodes MKKLIYAAVVFALIPVSHSFASDTGPGCGFGTMIFKGQKGIVPQVLASTTNASFGSQTFGISTGTLGCMQDGVVKNDQKLDAFASANMENLSQEMAQGRGEHLTSLASLLGVPAEHRSEFYTLTQEKYTAIFPTAQTTSGEMLVALNQEMSAHPALSDFVSSH